From the genome of Chania multitudinisentens RB-25, one region includes:
- a CDS encoding DUF1266 domain-containing protein produces MSALITFFFLGLGIYFFGKTQRSKYRQLIAEERAKDAAAARLTCHDRRRWALALADILFIRNQLPHNVTTLDLQLSEVKRQQLSEQLLKELGIADNASDEYRREHVERSLRLWISGVGQAPAAFYEEMATRGQVRDAIAFDCMRTAFLVRCMAGLGWCNHNDAWLILLLNAQRAQDSFVSWQDYGAAYARARHIWLELMQTPPQMMDRAALEIKEYLARQDNNWNRCPWQEYKIFVLEQQ; encoded by the coding sequence ATGAGTGCACTCATTACATTCTTTTTTCTTGGCCTGGGCATTTATTTCTTCGGGAAAACACAGCGTAGTAAGTATCGTCAGTTGATAGCCGAAGAGCGCGCAAAGGATGCCGCAGCAGCCAGACTGACTTGTCATGACAGGCGCCGTTGGGCGCTGGCGCTGGCCGATATTCTGTTTATCCGTAATCAACTGCCGCATAACGTCACAACGCTGGACCTTCAGCTATCTGAAGTGAAACGGCAGCAATTGTCAGAACAGTTATTGAAAGAATTAGGCATAGCGGATAATGCCAGTGATGAATATCGCCGTGAACATGTGGAGAGGAGCCTACGTCTATGGATATCGGGAGTCGGTCAAGCCCCGGCTGCTTTTTATGAAGAGATGGCAACCCGTGGGCAAGTGAGAGACGCCATTGCATTTGACTGTATGAGAACAGCTTTTCTAGTTCGCTGTATGGCTGGCTTGGGCTGGTGTAACCATAATGATGCCTGGTTGATATTGTTACTTAATGCCCAACGTGCCCAAGATAGTTTTGTTAGTTGGCAAGATTACGGTGCCGCTTATGCCCGTGCGCGTCACATATGGTTAGAACTCATGCAAACACCCCCACAGATGATGGATCGTGCTGCATTGGAAATTAAAGAATATCTGGCCCGGCAAGACAATAACTGGAATCGCTGCCCTTGGCAGGAATATAAAATTTTTGTTTTGGAACAACAGTAA
- a CDS encoding DUF4034 domain-containing protein, which yields MHGRSYIPCNAAEYPLLEVAVFPPKDRDWWLCDMGSFLRDGRYQQLDEQLETALSASFLSREAEQQYYFAWSHDSPRLDLHDIISTGPEGLAHIKAWQRACPASSHAWLAETAYWLYYAWQYRSHGWATETTPSMWACAAACNKMMILAALQALTLEPRQWMAPALVVTAFNVPDWFNLINEGKNQSVQSVLNELRNHQRQHPEEMDALMAYSGLNGHIEIIIPDALPTGMPLNHNGRRLKGRNFWLFAGLHIHPALYYIFISYIPFKMPRWGGSQEEIRQLISSPVCEYLTVQERDHLRHLVWWDDFRDACGHEVEDLTERKQQFIEVQREAEQALNAADRAEALRWLTVSYYALEDETSAWHYLQQAVAQEPNLGPYLHNAALSLAEKFTPDSRWRHNQICHNAQYGRSPYAMVLLGYCLLTGLFGFTQNEALGQQWLDYALKQDSCFAWNETADKLHKLGYQEEAIHLLTLGAERGATNTASKLAYFYVFDQSIPRNIPRAITYCHQVIDQNTAILSQRVVQKYPLINNHYAFSYEDELKNVYYYLARGYQLLCFEETDAAKVAELERQLIISLKAAIDWGDAQSLPSLLALLSEIQTLDVTHQYLDLLLEHGYKGNITAMTSLAKIYYNRRDKKLYNYKMSARWMYFAQTIAPDDEKVAEIFFSHHGRNYWSICRYTWSTLRIAAHEIPGQENSMV from the coding sequence ATGCATGGACGAAGTTATATTCCCTGTAACGCTGCTGAATATCCTCTGTTGGAGGTGGCCGTATTCCCCCCCAAAGACAGAGATTGGTGGCTGTGCGATATGGGCTCCTTCTTGCGCGATGGCCGTTACCAACAGCTGGATGAACAACTGGAAACCGCGCTTTCTGCCTCATTTTTAAGCCGTGAGGCCGAGCAGCAATACTACTTTGCCTGGTCTCATGATAGTCCCAGGCTCGATTTGCACGACATTATTTCCACCGGGCCTGAAGGTTTGGCGCATATAAAAGCCTGGCAGCGTGCCTGCCCTGCATCAAGCCATGCCTGGTTGGCTGAAACAGCCTACTGGCTCTATTATGCCTGGCAGTACCGCAGCCACGGTTGGGCGACAGAGACAACGCCGTCGATGTGGGCGTGTGCTGCGGCCTGTAATAAGATGATGATACTGGCTGCCCTGCAGGCGCTGACATTAGAACCCCGTCAGTGGATGGCTCCAGCGCTTGTTGTCACAGCATTTAATGTGCCTGATTGGTTTAACTTAATTAATGAGGGTAAGAATCAAAGCGTTCAGTCTGTCTTGAATGAACTGCGTAACCACCAGCGGCAACACCCAGAGGAAATGGATGCCCTGATGGCCTATTCTGGGCTCAATGGGCATATAGAGATAATCATTCCTGATGCACTCCCAACCGGTATGCCACTCAATCATAATGGGCGACGCCTGAAGGGGCGGAATTTCTGGTTATTTGCTGGGTTACATATTCATCCAGCGCTATATTATATTTTTATCAGTTATATTCCGTTTAAAATGCCCCGGTGGGGTGGTTCGCAGGAAGAAATAAGGCAATTAATATCTTCTCCGGTTTGCGAATATTTAACTGTTCAGGAGAGAGATCATTTACGGCATCTGGTTTGGTGGGATGATTTTCGTGATGCCTGTGGCCATGAAGTCGAAGATCTCACTGAACGTAAACAACAGTTTATTGAAGTACAACGGGAAGCTGAGCAGGCGTTAAATGCGGCCGATCGCGCTGAGGCACTGCGCTGGTTGACCGTGAGTTACTATGCTCTGGAAGATGAAACATCTGCCTGGCACTATCTACAACAAGCTGTCGCACAAGAACCCAATCTAGGCCCGTATTTGCACAATGCCGCACTGTCGCTGGCCGAGAAGTTCACACCCGATTCGCGCTGGAGGCATAATCAGATTTGCCATAATGCCCAATATGGCCGATCTCCTTATGCGATGGTTCTGTTGGGCTACTGTCTGCTGACCGGGCTGTTTGGTTTCACTCAAAACGAAGCTTTAGGCCAGCAGTGGCTTGACTACGCGTTGAAGCAAGATTCGTGTTTTGCTTGGAATGAAACCGCTGATAAATTGCACAAACTCGGCTACCAGGAAGAGGCAATACATCTGTTAACGCTTGGTGCTGAGCGCGGCGCTACAAATACCGCGTCTAAATTAGCTTATTTTTATGTGTTCGATCAGTCTATACCGCGGAATATTCCACGCGCAATTACCTATTGTCATCAGGTTATTGATCAAAACACCGCAATTCTGAGCCAAAGGGTTGTGCAAAAATACCCACTTATTAATAACCACTATGCGTTTTCTTATGAAGATGAATTAAAAAATGTTTATTACTATTTGGCGCGCGGTTATCAGTTGCTTTGCTTTGAAGAAACTGACGCGGCAAAAGTTGCCGAACTTGAGCGGCAGTTAATCATCTCATTGAAAGCAGCCATTGATTGGGGTGATGCTCAGTCATTGCCCAGCTTGCTGGCACTCCTTTCTGAAATTCAGACTCTGGACGTGACTCACCAGTATCTCGATCTTTTGTTAGAGCATGGTTACAAAGGTAATATCACGGCAATGACGTCATTAGCCAAGATTTACTACAATCGCCGAGATAAAAAGCTTTATAACTATAAAATGAGCGCCCGCTGGATGTATTTTGCGCAAACGATAGCTCCAGATGATGAAAAGGTCGCAGAGATATTTTTCTCTCATCACGGCAGAAACTATTGGTCGATATGTCGCTACACATGGTCAACGCTGCGTATCGCTGCGCATGAGATCCCAGGGCAAGAAAATTCAATGGTCTGA